The Podospora pseudopauciseta strain CBS 411.78 chromosome 7 map unlocalized CBS411.78m_7.2, whole genome shotgun sequence genome contains a region encoding:
- a CDS encoding uncharacterized protein (COG:S; EggNog:ENOG503P028), producing the protein MDEKAARQSREQSTSAPATLAAEPPSSGSSASSVAHKREATSSPVGLPPQKSFDSGDDVQSRAIHPDIDHEEAEAADPGHELDVELGRAHGIEDIRRIETRGSVKSKVSRVLSVVSRRKAKERERIPFAPVPVTNLDQGIVGWEGQDDPLMPLNFPNRKKYLILCLLSAITLLTPFASSILAPGITYLNRDFENDNEIVGAMTVSVYLLGYTVGPLFLAPLSEIYGRRVVLSAANWFFCAWQIGCALAPTIESLIVFRFLAGVGGAGCLTLGAGIIADMFRTDERGFAIGIVTLGPLIGPTVGPVIGGFVSQTIGWRWDFWIVLIISVVVCGLTELFNQETNPRVLIERKVKRLASESGRKDLRSCFETGEQMSQKRILLNGLVRPTKMLFLSPLVFFVSIYIAFTYGTLYLLFTTIPLVFQETYGWSIGITGLIYICLGIGNMCGWAVVTATSDKGVVRRTKQNNGVFEPEMRLSLSIWASTLLPITFFWYGWTTHYHTHWIVPVIALFPFSFGIIGIFIPLTTYLIDCYPIYAASAIAANTVARSLAGMLLPLAGPSMYENLGLGWGNSLLGFICILMIPVPLLLGRYGARLRKMGLQL; encoded by the exons ATGGATGAAAAGGCCGCCCGCCAAAGCCGAGAGCAATCGACATCAGCGCCAGCCACGCTCGCCGCCGAACCGCCATCCTCGGGTTCTAGTGCTTCCTCGGTGGCTCACAAGAGGGAAGCAACTTCTTCTCCAGTTGGATTACCTCCTCAAAAGTCATTCGACTCTGGAGATGATGTCCAAAGCCGTGCCATCCATCCCGATATCGACCATGAAGAGGCAGAAGCAGCGGATCCTGGCCATGAGCTTGATGTCGAACTTGGCAGA GCGCACGGCATAGAAGACATCAGGCGCATCGAAACTCGTGGCAGTGTCAAAAGCAAGGTTTCCCGAGTTTTGAGCGTCGTCAGCCGccgcaaggccaaggagcgtGAACGAATCCCCTTCGCCCCCGTACCCGTCACCAATCTTGACCAAGGCATTGTCGGCTGGGAAGGTCAGGATGACCCATTGATGCCGCTCAACTTTCCTAACCGCAAGAAATACCTTATCCTCTGCCTGCTCTCAGCCATCACCCTGTTGACACCCTTCGCATCGTCAATTTTGGCCCCGGGTATCACCTATTTGAACCGAGATTTTGAAAATGACAACGAGATTGTGGGCGCCATGACAGTTAGCGTGTATCTGCTCGGCTATACTGTCGGTCCATTGTTCCTGGCGCCATTGAGTGAAATATATGGGCGGAGGGTTGTTTTGAGTGCCGCAAACTGGTTCTTTTGCGCCTGGCAGATTGGTTGCGCCTTGGCGCCGACGATTGAGTCACTAATAGTGTTTCGATTCCTCGCTGGCgtgggtggtgctggatGCTTG ACACTCGGGGCAGGCATCATTGCCGACATGTTCAGGACAGATGAAAGAGGATTCGCAATAGGAATTGTAACCTTGGGGCCTTTGATCG GCCCAACTGTTGGCCCCGTCATTGGTGGCTTCGTATCTCAAACTATCGGGTGGCGCTGGGATTTCTGGATCGTGCTGATCATATCCGTCGTGGTATGCGGGCTTACAGAGCTCTTCAACCAGGAAACGAACCCTCGCGTTTTGATTGAGCGGAAGGTGAAGCGGCTCGCCTCGGAGTCAGGCCGGAAAGATCTGAGGAGCTGTTTTGAGACCGGAGAGCAGATGAGCCAGAAGCGTATTCTTCTCAATGGTCTTGTGCGGCCAACCAAGATGCTCTTCCTGTCACCGCTCGTCTTTTTCGTCTCCATTTACATCGCCTTCACCTATGGTACGCTGTATCTGCTCTTCACCACTATTCCCCTCGTGTTCCAGGAGACTTATGGCTGGAGCATCGGCATAACGGGCCTCATTTACATTTGTCTGGGCATTGGAAACATGTGCGGGTGGGCGGTGGTCACGGCCACCTCAGACAAGGGTGTTGTTCGGCGTACCAAGCAGAACAACGGGGTGTTCGAACCAGAGATGCGTCTTTCGTTGAGTATATGGGCCAGCACGTTGCTGCCCATAACCTTCTTCTGGTACGGCTGGACGACACACTATCACACGCACTGGATCGTGCCAGTTATTGCCCTgttccctttttcttttggaaTCATTGGAATCTTCATCCCTCTGACGACATACCTCATCGACTGTTATCCAATATACGCTGCATCAGCTATAGCAGCCAACACAGTCGCCCGCAGCTTGGCGGGGATGTTGCTTCCACTTGCCGGGCCATCCATGTACGAGAATCTTGGATTGGGTTGGGGCAATTCATTACTTGGGTTCATCTGCATTCTCATGATTCCCGTACCGCTATTGCTCGGCAGGTATGGGGCAAGGTTGAGAAAGATGGGCCTCCAGTTGTAG
- a CDS encoding uncharacterized protein (MEROPS:MER0034741; COG:G; EggNog:ENOG503NUEU) has protein sequence MAIKQWMGLLLAGSSLSSALPSSKVAARTTDAATEFVDNLVAELTAAYNDHQIRAPQCAQESTLVVDTGYAKYRGYYDSASALNHWKGIRYSQAPTGSLRWQPPRFPSLAPSAPVTDADAFGNTCYQHTPRTAFGSFPGPPGSEDCLFLNVVAPANATKLPVVVWIHGGGYGYGDSSQDLTQLINDNGKTFIGVSINYRLGAFGYLSSQEVKDNGVVNAGHLDQALALAWVKLHICKFGGDPSKVTIAGQSAGAGSVMHHALAVNGDLGSLLFDKGLAQSPYLPYQPNFNDAIPTSRYYAFSAAAGCPSSGSVFSCLLSKSAADLELASLSVTASSTQGSWGFWPVTDGVYIKNRPTAQLTAKRVNGNKLLVGYNAHEGPLFVPGSDAIETQADLLAWMALWFPNLTSAQLNSILAINPNSALSSASGPRFETDGLNTGGFNAINTSPDGVGQKQRGNNIYAEATFACPAYWLADAYSGNPGKSSWLYQFSVPFAYHGADINAAFGPSTPSLPSDITLAFRKAWGNFIVGGNPSIANTIANGASSASPSAYHPASNWPVWNQNAPQFVNFNTTGGTLATVELPLVGPYPQYEGPGIKNAISVHNANTWEAYRGDRCAFYKNLGPYMPN, from the exons ATGGCCATCAAACAGTGGATGGGCCTGCTCCTCGCAGGCTCCTCGCTTTCTTCTGCCTTGCCCAGCTCCAAAGTCGCCGCACGCACTACAGATGCCGCCACCGAGTTTGTGGATAATCTTGTTGCTGAACTGACTGCAGCATACAACGATCATCAAATCCGTGCGCCCCAGTGCGCTCAAGAATCGACCTTGGTCGTGGACACTGGCTATGCCAAGTACAGGGGCTACTACGACTCAGCATCTGCTCTGAATCACTGGAAGGG CATCCGATACTCGCAGGCTCCCACGGGAAGTCTGAGATGGCAGCCTCCCCGTTTCCCTTCTCTGGCCCCATCTGCGCCAGTCACTGATGCCGACGCCTTTGGCAACACATGCTATCAACACACTCCGCGTACAGCATTTGGCTCTTTCCCTGGGCCCCCTGGTAGCGAAGATTGCCTCTTCCTCAATGTCGTCGCCCCTGCCAATGCCACCAAGCTTCCAGTCGTGGTTTGGATCCACGGCGGAGGCTATGGGTATGGTGATAGTTCGCAAGATCTGACCCAGCTTATCAACGACAATGGGAAGACTTTTATTGGTGTTTCTATCAACTATCGT CTTGGTGCCTTTGGTTACCTGTCCTCCcaggaggtcaaggacaaTGGTGTTGTCAATGCCGGTCATCTTGACCAGGCTCTTGCTTTGGCCTGGGTCAAGCTCCACATCTGCAAATTTGGTGGTGATCCTTCCAAGGTCACTATCGCCGGGCAGTCCGCCGGTGCTGGCTCCGTTATGCACCACGCATTGGCTGTCAACGGTGACCTCGGCTCTCTTTTGTTCGACAAGGGACTTGCTCAGTCTCCCTACCTGCCTTACCAGCCCAACTTCAACGATGCTATCCCTACCAGCAGATATTATGCCTTCTCCGCCGCTGCCGGCTGCCCTTCCTCCGGCAGCGTCTTTTCTTGCCTGCTTAGCAAGAGTGCTGCCGACCTCGAGCTTGCTTCGCTTTCAGTCACTGCTTCGTCAACCCAGGGAAGTTGGGGCTTCTGGCCTGTGACTGATGGCGTGTACATCAAGAACCGTCCCACTGCACAGCTCACCGCCAAGAGGGTCAACGGCAACAAGCTCCTCGTGGGTTACAACGCTCATGAGGGACCCCTCTTTGTGCCTGGGTCTGATGCGATCGAGACTCAGGccgacctcctcgcctgGATGGCTCTCTGGTTCCCCAACCTCACTTCGGCCCAGCTGAACAGCATCCTGGCCATCAATCCCAACTCGGCGCTGAGCTCTGCTTCCGGTCCCAGGTTTGAGACTGATGGTCTCAACACCGGCGGCTTcaacgccatcaacaccagtcCCGACGGCGTCGGCCAGAAGCAGAGAGGCAACAATATCTACGCCGAGGCTACCTTTGCATGCCCTGCGTACTGGCTCGCCGATGCTTACTCGGGCAATCCGGGCAAGTCTTCCTGGCTGTATCAGTTCTCTGTTCCTTTTGCCTACCACGGAGCCGATATCAACGCAGCCTTTGGACCCAGCACCCCCAGCCTCCCCAGCGACATTACCCTCGCGTTCCGCAAGGCCTGGGGCAACTTTATCGTCGGTGGAAACCCATCCATCGCCAATACGATTGCGAACGGAGCCTCCTCTGCGTCTCCTAGCGCATACCACCCCGCATCCAACTGGCCTGTCTGGAACCAGAACGCGCCCCAGTTTGTCAATTTCAACACAACCGGTGGGACTCTCGCTACTGTTGAGCTTCCGTTGGTGGGGCCCTATCCCCAGTATGAGGGTCCGGGCATCAAGAATGCCATTTCAGTTCATAATGCCAACACTTGGGAGGCTTACCGTGGGGACAGATGCGCCTTCTACAAGAATCTTGGCCCATACATGCCGAACTGA
- a CDS encoding uncharacterized protein (EggNog:ENOG503P4FP; COG:J), with protein sequence MNNSDPSSKPVFFTYPGQGEALSNGFHYSQAVRIGNRIEISGQGGWDPASGAIPSSLAKEIEQAFSNVELALQAASPDPSKKITWRQVYSARSFNTPASLTEEGLAATAAALKKFCGPDHRPLLTAVGTPQLALPRMNIEIEVVALVDLNN encoded by the exons ATGAACAACTCAGACCCATCTTCCAAGCCAGTCTTCTTTACTTACCCCGGCCAGGGAGAAGCATTGTCCAACGGGTTCCACTACAGCCAAGCGGTCCGCATTGGAAATCGAATCGAGATATCCGGCCAAG GTGGTTGGGACCCAGCCAGCGGAGCCATCCCTTCCTCTCTCGCCAAAGAAATCGAGCAGGCATTCTCCAACGTCGAGTTGGCTCTCCAGGCGGCATCTCCCGACCCCAGCAAGAAGATCACCTGGCGCCAGGTGTACTCAGCTCGCTCTTTCAACACGCCGGCCAGCTTGACAGAGGAAGGCCTTGCAGCTACCGCGGCCGCACTCAAGAAGTTCTGTGGACCAGACCATCGGCCTCTTCTCACTGCTGTCGGAACACCACAACTTGCGCTCCCGCGAATGAATATTGAGATCGAGGTTGTGGCTTTGGTGGATCTGAATAACTAA
- a CDS encoding uncharacterized protein (EggNog:ENOG503P7C9) — MAAAPCFPAILTPLPGPTTDRIDIAPLRAMLRRQYDNKTMTTTSGAATTAMTIVITTDDNHSCTSFNGFSTCSSAGDYGACFASSSTDHCNFNNGIQYLECVSVALATSSCWGAVGGEPNWEAYEQSWFQTACPTPPSSVMAQLPQPSTVQLELTPVSTIIPPGPITAPPLPIAPSIIPGEGPPLLEGDCTATSFSMIQGDDKVFYVPFIGCDNLRPECCPFSGRTVAVADGSKQQANRDTAKLVKCPIDYYSVPGGLYCPNGYFKFTFTLASATPFFSSLIEKASPPVITAGDAKNPANSDLPTSAILNAVWAMGYSVGVSQTGGSNGLSPGAVVGIGVGVGMLVLLGALYHHNTPPVLSLLLLVAAEQEDGKSNDLFIRLSLRMGMGGNNIQFLMDTHINGNGNVNNTSNKGTLMNHIVDTN; from the exons ATGGCGGCAGCACCATGTTTCCCGGCGATACTGACGCCCTTGCCAGGTCCAACAACAGATCGAATCGACATTGCCCCCCTGAGAGCCATGCTTCGACGGCAATATGACAATAAGACCATGACCACCACTTCCGGGGCGGCGACCACCGCCATGACAATAGTAATTACCACAGACGACAACCATTCTTGCACT AGCTTCAATGGCTTCTCTACCTGCAGCTCAGCAGGTGATTACGGGGCTTGTTttgccagctcctccacagATCACTGTAACTTCAATAACGGCATACAGTATCTTGAGTGCGTCTCCGTTGCCCTTGCTACGTCCAGCTGTTGGGGAGCGGTAGGCGGTGAGCCTAACTGGGAGGCCTACGAACAGTCCTGGTTCCAGACTGCATGCCCAACACCTCCCAGCAGTGTGATGGCACAGCTACCTCAGCC TTCAACAGTTCAACTCGAACTAACCCCCGTCTCAACCATAATTCCCCCTGGACCCATTACTGCACCCCCACTCCCTATAGCCCCGAGCATCATCCCAGGCGAAGGGCCACCCTTGCTCGAAGGCGACTGCACCGCGACTTCATTCTCCATGATACAAGGTGATGACAAGGTGTTTTATGTTCCTTTCATCGGCTGCGACAACTTGAGACCGGAGTGTTGTCCATTCAGTGGTCGCACAGTGGCCGTTGCTGATGGCAGCAAACAACAAGCGAACC GAGACACTGCAAAATTGGTGAAATGTCCTATAGACTATTACAGCGTTCCTGGAGGATTATATTGCCCAAA CGGTTACTTCAAGTTCACATTTACCTTGGCCAGTGCAACCCCTTTTTTCAGTTCCTTAATTGAAAAGGCCTCCCCGCCTGTGATAACGGCAGGTGACGCGAAGAACCCCGCCAACTCTGATTTGCCGACGTCGGCAATCTTAAATGCGGTCTGGGCGATGGGGTATAGCGTTGGGGTGTCACAGACAGGAGGCTCCAACGGCTTGTCGCCAGGCGCCGTAGTAGGGattggggttggagttgggatgCTAGTCCTACTTGGAGCCTTG TATCATCACAATACGCCCCCAGTGCTgtcactgctgctgctagtGGCGGCG gagcaggaggatggCAAGAGCAACGACCTCTTTATCCGTCTCAGCCTGCGTATGGGCATGGGTGGCAACAACATCCAGTTTCTGATGGACACACACATCAATGGGAATGGCAACGtgaacaacaccagcaacaagGGCACACTTATGAACCATATCGTCGATACCAACTAG
- a CDS encoding uncharacterized protein (COG:S; EggNog:ENOG503PDCQ), giving the protein MSLTLSSITISTFSNGLSTLVHILQKAEEYAASQGLDANAEYINARLIDDMLPLTFQVQNVTNTVRKTLTRSQGKADEPWEDGEKTFADLYARIEKARQVIKEADAAAIDAKADETVDLALGPTTVKIVSRYSVLNQGIPNFFFHLNTAYAILRSKGVPVGKRDYIGSFLA; this is encoded by the exons ATGTCTCTCACTCTCTCTTCCATTACTATTTCTACCTTTTCCAATGGTCTCTCCACACTCGTTCATATTCTCCAAAAGGCCGAAGAATATGCTGCATCACAGGGCCTCGACGCCAATGCCGAGTACATCAATGCCAGGCTCATCGATGACATGCTCCCCCTGACCTTTCAAGTTCAGAATGTTACCAACACTGTCCGCAAAACCCTCACCCGCTCCCAAGGGAAGGCTGATGAGCCTTGGGAAGATGGAGAGAAGACATTTGCCGATTTGTATGCCCGTATTGAGAAGGCGAGGCAGGTGATCAAGGAGGCCGATGCTGCTGCTATTGACGCCAAAGCCGATGAAACTGTCGATCT TGCTTTGGGGCCAACAACCGTCAAGATTGTCAGCAGATACTCAGTCCTCAACCAGGGAATCcccaacttcttcttccatctcAACACGGCGTATGCCATTCTCAGGAGCAAAGGCGTTCCAGTTGGCAAAAGAGACTACATTGGAAGCTTCTTGGCTTAA
- a CDS encoding uncharacterized protein (EggNog:ENOG503PA9U; COG:S) — protein sequence MTELQNSIIQLRPKGWEADPEHEYFSLSTLDYCVGQVYTNYALFFKLSPNADKSRIISTIKDGLEVTLSQCRQLCGTLQEQPSGGGDLCFHKTRDSTVELHVQFLETAESKHEGEYQTFGSLEAQHFASRALGNMKTWCVSPMTYGEKPEAQPSSHPKCAAFKITFIPGGFLLMMHHHHYANDIMGWAGELHQLAENCAAIWANPSAPALPPWDPSCLDLSRITAPNVPEDKKIDGPASPLRHPDHKKAQWLLFHLSKTKTAALKQLASPKDGSYYVSSYDAYNALIWRLLTKHRLALFADDVPSNTPMVWGEAVDMRRRFTNPPIAPRTQGNVVYVALSSQSPPELKPLAASEVASEASLEKLAWYIRQLTNSVTQESLAAALNGIAPIRDKTALFLRVDSLPPLSIFVTEWRDTRPCDADFGFGKPHAFRFPFDTITNGLVVVYPVRGNGPCGDDEGNEFSIAVEMGIKDSLLADEEWNSWFDFRGVDADDMQRD from the coding sequence ATGACGGAACTACAGAACTCGATCATTCAACTTCGCCcgaaggggtgggaggcaGATCCAGAGCACGAATATTTCAGTCTGTCCACACTAGACTACTGCGTTGGACAGGTGTATACCAACTACGCCTTGTTCTTCAAGCTTTCTCCCAACGCGGACAAGTCGAGGATCATATCTACGATCAAAGATGGATTGGAAGTCACCCTGTCCCAGTGCCGTCAGCTGTGCGGCACTCTGCAGGAGCAACCCTCTGGAGGTGGCGACCTTTGTTTTCACAAGACCAGAGACAGCACGGTCGAACTTCACGTTCAGTTTCTCGAAACCGCCGAATCGAAGCACGAAGGAGAGTATCAGACGTTCGGATCACTGGAAGCACAGCATTTTGCCTCAAGAGCGCTGGGAAACATGAAAACCTGGTGTGTTTCCCCTATGACATATGGCGAGAAGCCCGAAGCACAGCCATCCAGCCATCCCAAATGTGCCGCCTTCAAAATCACTTTCATCCCAGGGGGCTTCCTGCTCATGATGCACCATCATCACTACGCCAACGACATCATGGGTTGGGCGGGAGAGTTGCACCAACTGGCCGAGAACTGTGCCGCCATTTGGGCCAACCCTAGCGCCCCGGCTTTGCCTCCTTGGGATCCATCCTGCCTCGACCTGTCCAGAATTACTGCGCCGAACGTACCCGAAGACAAGAAGATTGATGGCCCAGCTTCACCCCTCCGCCATCCTGATCACAAAAAGGCTCAATGGCTGCTGTTCCATCTGTCCAAGACCAAAACTGCCGCTTTGAAGCAACTCGCCAGTCCGAAAGATGGCAGCTATTACGTGTCCAGCTATGATGCCTACAATGCTCTCATATGGAGACTCCTGACTAAACACCGCCTCGCACTCTTCGCCGATGATGTTCCCTCTAATACCCCCATGGTATGGGGAGAAGCAGTTGACATGCGTCGCCgcttcaccaacccacctATCGCGCCCCGCACTCAGGGCAACGTTGTCTACGTGGCTCTTAGCAGCCAGTCACCACCCGAGCTCAAGCCTTTGGCTGCTTCTGAGGTCGCCTCAGAAGCATCATTGGAGAAGCTGGCGTGGTACATCCGTCAGTTGACAAACTCTGTCACCCAAGAGtctcttgctgctgcatTGAATGGCATCGCGCCCATCCGGGACAAGACGGCCCTGTTTCTGCGCGTGGACTCACTCCCACCGCTGAGTATCTTCGTCACAGAATGGCGAGACACTCGTCCTTGTGATGCAGACTTTGGTTTCGGCAAGCCGCATGCATTCAGGTTCCCGTTTGACACAATCACCAATGGCCTGGTTGTGGTCTACCCGGTCCGAGGGAATGGGCCTTGCGGGGATGATGAAGGGAATGAGTTCAGCATTGCGGTCGAGATGGGAATAAAGGACAGCCTACTGGCAGATGAGGAGTGGAACAGCTGGTTTGACTTTAGAGGAGTAGATGCTGATGATATGCAGAGGGACTGA
- a CDS encoding uncharacterized protein (COG:O; MEROPS:MER0003908; EggNog:ENOG503NUYK), with protein sequence MCTTSNPRSFQEAIKQPGLTGVARGKELLQELHGQDASSQLFKMKSVFAFSTLLALASAAAVPERQVRPAVTAYDGYKVFRVAVKNQVNKVSKIIEQLELETWKAPKAPGALADIVVPPSKVAEFEAAVAGMEVTTMHEDLAASIEEESNFSAYAVGSANATWFNSYHSYNDHLQFLRDLQATYPTRSAIVTSGNSNEGRPITGIHFWGSSGKGKKPAVIFHSTVHAREWITTMVNEYLAFNLLTKYDTDAEIKSFVDKYDFYVFPVVNPDGFVFTQTNTRLWRKNRQSNTGSTCIGRDINRNWNFQWSVTGGASTNPCAEDYKGRAASDAPETTNLANFIRSVKSSQGLKLFIDWHAYSQLFMTPYGYSCTARAAKHTELVSLAAGAASAIQAVYGTRFTSGPICSTIYKATGSSVDWANDVGGSEYTFTAELRDTGANGFVLPASQIVPSGVETWAGLRYLLLNMK encoded by the exons ATGTGTACTACCTCCAACCCACGGTCATTCCAGGAAGCTATAAAGCAGCCAGGTCTCACCGGAGTCGCTCGAGGAAAAGAGCTTCTCCAGGAACTCCACGGTCAAGACGCAAGTTCCCAGCTCTTCAAGATGAAGTCGGTTTTCGCTTTTTCCACTCTCCTGGCCCTCGCCTCGGCGGCTGCTGTCCCCGAACGCCAGGTCAGACCCGCTGTCACCGCCTACGATGGATACAAGGTCTTCCGTGTCGCTGTCAAGAACCAGGTCAACAAGGTCTCCAAGATCATCGAGCAGCTAGAGCTCGAGACATGGAAGGCACCCAAGGCCCCTGGCGCTCTCGCCGATATTGTTGTCCCACCATCCAAAGTGGCCGAGTTCGAGGCGGCTGTCGCCGGCATGGAGGTCACTACCATGCACGAGGACTTGGCTGCTTCTATTGAGGAGGAGTCCAACTTCTCTGCATATGCAG TTGGTTCTGCCAACGCTACGTGGTTCAACTCATACCATTCGTACAACGACCATCTCCAGTTCCTGCGGGATCTCCAGGCCACCTACCCAACCCGCTCGGCCATCGTCACGTCGGGCAACTCCAACGAGGGAAGACCTATCACAGGTATTCACTTCTGGGGAAGCTCCGGGAAGGGCAAAAAGCCTGCTGTCATCTTCCACAGCACCGTCCACGCGCGCGAGTGGATCACCACCATGGTCAACGAGTACCTGGCCTTCAACCTCCTGACCAAGTACGACACCGACGCCGAGATCAAGAGCTTCGTCGACAAGTACGACTTCTACGTCTTCCCCGTTGTTAACCCTGACGGCTTCGTCTTTACCCAGACCAACACTCGTCTGTGGCGCAAGAACCGTCAATCCAACACTGGCAGCACTTGCATTGGCCGTGACATCAACCGTAACTGGAACTTCCAGTGGTCCGTTACTGGCGGTGCTTCCACTAACCCCTGCGCCGAGGACTACAAGGGAAGAGCCGCCTCTGATGCCCCCGAGACTACTAACCTTGCCAACTTCATCCGCAGCGTCAAGTCCAGCCAGGGCTTGAAGCTCTTCATTGACTGGCATGCTTACTCTCAGCTGTTCATGACCC CTTACGGATACTCCTGCACTGCCAGAGCTGCTAAGCATACCGAGCTTGTGTCCCTTGCTGCTGGCGCTGCCTCGGCTATCCAGGCCGTTTACGGCACCAGGTTTACCTCCGGACCTATCTGCAGCACCATCTACAAGGCCACCGGTAGCAGTGTCGACTGGGCCAACGATGTGGGTGGCTCTGAGTACACATTCACCGCCGAGCTTCGTGACACTGGTGCCAACGGCTTCGTTCTCCCTGCTAGCCAGATCGTTCCCAGCGGTGTCGAGACCTGGGCCGGTCTTAGATACCTGCTGTTGAACATGAAGTAA
- a CDS encoding uncharacterized protein (COG:Q; EggNog:ENOG503PBP1) has protein sequence MTVRGLDDWTFMVSTSINGISVSLTANLLVIATLVLTLLGDFAVSHLLSPLRSIPGPFLARYTNLYRLYHTTRGSFHLHITRLHKTYGPDVRIGPNTVDIDYPEPIKVVFGTTTKQKAEWKKTGFYLSSSTRVKETGEIMYNLFSQIDPELHAKWKRPVAKYYSAAAVARVESKMDEVVDMLCQELDKRVSGNNGQGGIDLGKWIVYYTWDVIGNVTFSQPLGYLREGKDFDGTLLTADKTLDYFAFITSIPWLDYVFDKNRIMRIMRIAPPSFNHIVGLSVGHIMKRFQEDQSTEQKNRDADYLDMFHEARQKWPEVVDDAMVVRYTLSNMIAGADTTSSIIKAAIYYSMMAEWGGKS, from the exons ATGACGGTCCGTGGTCTTGATGACTGGACTTTTATGGtttccacctccatcaaTGGTATCTCTGTCTCTCTGACCGCAAACTTGCTGGTCATAGCCACTCTGGTCCTCACACTGTTGGGAGACTTTGCTGTTTCGCATCTCCTATCACCTCTCCGATCAATTCCTGGTCCATTTCTGGCCC GCTATACTAACCTTTACCGCCTCTACCATACCACCCGCGGGTCTTTCCATCTCCACATCACTCGATTGCACAAAACATACGGTCCCGACGTTCGAATTGGCCCCAACACCGTCGATATTGACTATCCCGAGCCGATCAAAGTTGTCTTTGGGACGACtacaaaacaaaaagccGAGTGGAAAAAGACAGGGTTCTACCTCTCTAGCAGCACGCGAGTCAAGGAGACGGGGGAGATCATGTACAACCTGTTCAGTCAAATTGACCCAGAGTTGCATGCCAAGTGGAAGAGACCAGTGGCCAAGTATTACTCCGCCGCCGCGGTGGCCAGAGTAGAAAGCAAGATGGATGAAGTGGTCGATATGCTATGTCAGGAGTTGGACAAAAGGGTCAGTGGCAATAATGGGCAAGGGGGGATTGATCTGGGGAAGTGGATCGTCTACT ACACTTGGGACGTCATCGGGAACGTCACATTTTCCCAGCCGCTCGGGTACTTGCGCGAGGGCAAAGACTTTGACGGGACGCTTTTGACAGCAGATAAAACGCTCGACTACTTTGCTTTCATAACATCGATCCCTTGGCTTGATTACGTCTTTGACAAGAACAGAATCATGAGAATCATGAGAATCGCACCGCCGAGCTTCAATCACATCGTCGGACTGAGTGTAGGGCATATCATGAAGCGATTCCAGGAAGATCAAAGCACAGAGCAGAAGAACAGAGATGCAGACTATCTGGATATGTTTCACGAAGCACGTCAAAAGTGgccagaggtggtggatgacgCCATGGTCGTCAGATATACTCTGAGCAACATGATTGCAGGGGCAGACACCACCTCGAGTATCATCAAGGCTGCTATCTACTACTCGATGATGGCAGAATGGGGTGGAAAAAGTTGA
- a CDS encoding uncharacterized protein (EggNog:ENOG503P50B; COG:O): MFRTSLSRTATRAVRTLSTSATKSSSIPLRICGRGTGTQQTITIKDKPYSIQTDTYPVLGGADSAPSPVAYSLASLTSCNQVTGAKVAEDHGIKLGQWNVRLDAVLPTDVLIKGKCEGNPNWESVKLFVRVQTNILESVKGDNLEADARFRHFVREVERRCPITQLFKRSGVQYENPPDITDLEWSGNPAAQ; encoded by the exons ATGTTTCGCACGAGCCTTTCAAGAACCGCTACCCGTGCAGTACGCACATTGTCTACCTCCGCCACCAAATCATCCTCCATCCCTCTCCGCATCTGCGGGCGTGGGACAGGCACCCAGcagaccatcaccatcaaagaCAAGCCATACAGCATTCAGACCGATACATACCCTGTTCTCGGTGGCGCTGACTCGGCCCCATCACCAGTGGCCTACAGCCTTGCCTCTCTTACCTCCTGCAACCAAGTAACGGGTGCCAAGGTAGCTGAGGACCACGGCATTAAGCTCGGCCAGTGGAACGTCAGACTCGACGCCGTGCTTCCCACGGACGTACTTATCAAGGGCAAGTGCGAGGGGAACCCCAACTGGGAGAGTGTGAAACTCTTCGTCAGAGTCCAGACCAACATTCTAGAGTCTGTAAAGGGAGACAACTTGGAGGCTGATGCGAGGTTTCGTCATTTTGTcagggaggtggagagaagGTGCCCAATTACACAGCTCTTCAAGAGAAGTGGTGTGCAGTATGAGA ACCCTCCGGACATAACGGATTTGGAGTGGTCAGGAAATCCTGCTGCTCAGTGA